The genomic stretch AACAAGACGTAAATCGCAATATATTGCCTCTCCCAGCTTTTTAAAAAAATAGGTTTCCTATAGCCTGGAGTTTTGGTTCAGCCTCTATACAGGGAGTCGTGGCCAAACAGAACATTGATTCAGTACACAAGAATTTCAATCATGTGGTCTATCAACGTTTTACCTATCAGATGTTATCGACTTATCATTGTGGAATACTTGAGCTATCAACAGGACGATCTAAAGGTCAGAAAATCCAAGTTTATGCTCTGAATTGCTCAAATGACGAAGTAAGAATTTTGAATAGTCCATCTGGGTTATCAGTGTGTACCTAACAAAAATAATACGAGAAATTGTTAAAATAGGCTGAACATACCAAAAAGAAATATGCAGAAACTTGGTAACTCATAGAGATACAAAACAAACATAGAAGAAACTCGTAATATTTTGCGGATTCAAGTTCGCCACAGTCCACGATAAATATTCAATTCAAAATGAGTTTAAACGCATGTCATATTATGAAGAACAGAGTTCTAAAAGCGGCTAAAGGCTCTCTCAGATAATCTAATCCAGCCAGATGGGAAGTGAATAAGTTAAGACTGCAAGATAAAGTCAGAATGCTATCACAATTTGGAAATCATATTATTCAGTTGTATTCCATATTTATTTCTAGGCCTCGTGTTAGATTACACAACCTAATATCTCTAACGAATTCCACTCTCCAAAAGGTTCCCATTTTCTACAGTTacatatgagatgtttagaaaaCCACACACTTTTGTTGGAAATAAAGCTTCTGAGTCAGATAAAGTTCGTAATTTGCTATATTTGTTGGAACAAAATAAATAGAAAAACGTAAACATCCTGtggaacggagggagtaaatATTTTCACAGTATAATTGGGAAAGACCCATTTAGCTGAGAGTAAAAATCGCCCAACTTTGTGAAATAAACTCACCCAATGCCCTGCATCTTCAAGCACATGCATCTGCACTCCGGCTCCTTCGTCAGCTGCTACCTCCTCTGCGGCATGAATTCGTTGAATATCCTCAAGAGCCCACCTATGCAAACTCCTTTCTGCTTTTAAAAAGTTTACGTGCACTCCTCGTGGAACATCTTCAACAATTTTCCTGTGCCAAGATCAAATTACACCCAAATTAGTACATTGAGAGAAAGAACCAAAGTCTACCTTCAAAAAATCAACAGgtttattgttgttgatgttgtgattcTCGTCTCAAACACCAGGTGAACTTAGTTTAACTTGCAATGCAACTATCAGTAAAACAGAAATGGCAAAATCTAGGTAACGCATTCCAGAAGAAACAGGCAAGAGTTGTCATGCATCTAAAAGGATGGCGAGTCATGaaagaagaacaataaacaaTGAAAGGAAAAGCAATAGAAATTGTACCATAAATTTGTTTCTTCATAAGAGTGGAACAGTTCAGAAATTCCTTCGAGATCGAAAACCCATGAGAACGAGGATGTTGTACCGGATGATCCATTTTGTCGAAGATTAGTTACCACCCACTAACAAACACCACGGGAATAACAAATTCTGAGTTACTCGGCTCCAGAGAAGAAAAGCTCTCATATAGTAAAGTTTTAGAAGTTTGCACGACAAAAATCTACATTTTGTATAGTTTGCAGTTGTGCACTCATATTATCATTTAAGATATTATAGGTTGTAGACTTGTAGCTATTGTATATTGTGAAAAGATTTCGGCCAACGTTGACCTGGTAGACCAAAAACCAAAATGGGGAAAATATAGACAGGGAGGAGTACAAATCAGGAACAAAAATTACTAAATTTTGCAAATCGTTGTCCCATTGGCTCCATAAAGAGCTGTCCACTATGTTCGAACCTGCCTTTCAGTATCTTTGCTTTCCGTGATCATACCCTACTTAAACTTTCACTTCTTAGTTATTTATCCGTATAATGTATATCCACTTATCTAGATCTAGGTCTTAGTTTTAACATAAGGGTTTGCTTTCTAGAACTATGAGATCACTACACCACGACCCCCACAACAGTCCATAAGATTTAAGGGGATTATGAAGCATTGAACATAGCTGATTGTGCCATATATGAGCATTTTTAGAATACGTTTGAGCTACGCTATTGCAACTGCTCATTGGCTAACAGAACACTCAATGGAGCCTACCTATAACCTTCCCATGGGGAAAACACTACATTCTAAGTTGTAAAAATTCCTGTAAAATGACTAACCAATCAGGGTAGCCCTCAACATAGGGCAGTTGATAGCCTTGATACACCATACAAATCGTCAACTAGTTACCATTTTGCTACAAAAACCGCTATCTCAGCATCAACAACATTACCCGAGTGCCTCAaaggctctctctctctctctctctctctctctctctctctctctctctactgtGGAATGGAGTCAGGGGCTAGGATGTATGCAAGTTTACCCCTTGAGGTGATTTGACATAGAAAGGCTGTATCCAATAACCCATTACGAAAATTGCAACGGCTGTCACTTTGCATATAACATACACAGACAGCTAGTCAGCCATTTTGTTTAATCATATTGCTAGGCCAAAGAAGAGTGAGTCTTCATTGAAGATCAAAATCTCGAAAGTATAAATATTATTTAGAGAAAAAGATTAGGTGAGAAACAACATATGATCCAATTTTTTTTCCTAACAATAATTTCACTAATGATCAAAACAAAAGACAAGATATTTTACATAGAAGAAAATGCATGTGTTAAAAAAAACTAGAACACGAGCTATTACCTGTGCCACGTCCTTTGAGAAGCCTTCTTGCACAAGGGCGTCAAGGACATATTGCTTCGATGGAATCTTCCTCAAGAAAAAACAGAATCATAAACATAATTAGCATTATCAATTAGCCAATAATTAATTAACACAAGTTCAACAAAGAAAAAATGCAGAGGCTATAACTGTTCAGACAGGCACACGGCAAAAAGAACTGAAAAACAGTAACATGATAAGGTATATGCTTTGAATTTGTCTGGATGTAGATATGTTTACTTTACTAGAAAAGCAAATGAAACAAAAATTGAACCATAATTCTTTCTAGATAATTTGAGATTAGAAGCTGAAACTATGGAGAAAGGGGAAGACGGTTTACCCCATGTGCTACTGTATTGATAGAAACCGACCATGATAAGACTTGGTATTTTTCCATGACAAATCAAGTAAAAACActtagagaaaaaaaaaatgtaattggCCGCAGCCTGCAGGCAGCCATTCACTGGGAAAAAAAAGactaaaacaaaaaaaggaaaagcATCGCATTAAACCTAGTTACCAAACCTTTTCAGGCATTCTTCTAAGGTAAGAAATCAGTTCTGCCGGATGATCCTCACCATGTCCACCAGGTCTAACTTTTCCTGGAGTAGCATCCAGAACCCAAACCTACACACATCACTCATCAGAAAGCTAGTAGAGTAAACTAGGTATGTCTTCTTGAAATTAAGCAGTTTCAAGCCAACTGTAACTTAGAAAATTCACATTGTCAAATAAAGGAGTACAAAAATCTCTCAAAATTCAAAACATGACTAAGATATTGTTCTGAAAAAAAATCGGGAAATAGAATAAATCTTTGGCAACAACATCAAGGGGACAAAACAATACACATGGGTCAAAATATTTGGCAGGTAATCATAACCCTTACTGTGCACTAAGAACTGCTGGTTTTCGAAAACTTAAATGAATGTAGTTTCTGAATATAAAGAAACTGGCAAGTTCTGAAAGTCGAGCGAGTTGCATACTTACCTTAACAGGACGTGCAAGAGGCTTTGCAGCTTGCTCCACCATGCTCATGACGACTGCAATACTTTTCCAGAAACATTAGTTCAGTAAACTACGGCTGAAAGTCACAACGGAAGTATTATGAACCACATCTACACAAAAAAATTCTACGCAGGAAATAGTACCTTTTCCTCCAAAGCTGTGGCCAACTAAAACTCGAGGTGTAATTCTTAGCTGAGAAACCTATTCAAGGTCAAACTAACAGCAAGTTAATCGCTGTGTCTATCagagaaaaacaaaagaaaaaacaaaaaggaGTTGGGAAAGGTCACTAAGATCATAAGAAACTGTTAATGTGAACTTTAAGTTAAGCATGGATAATCCCAAATGGAAGCGCAACCATCTTAATCAGTCATTGCTTTATGGAAAAATTCCTAAGACCCGGTCTGCCACTTTTAATCCTCCGTTGACAGCTTCCCAAAATAATCCTAAATTTGCAAACACTGTTccatcattttgggattaaggctctgttgttgttgttgttgcaaaCACTGTTCCACTTTTGCACCATTTTCCGACGCCGTAAATTTTccatgatataaattaattacgttCAAAAATACAAGTTCTTCACAAATTTTATAAGTATATTAAAATctaaaattgtttattttaaATTCCATTTCTGTAAAAAGGATAAATGAAAAATTGCATGATACAACTGGAACAGTGTTGCAACTTGGGATAATTTTGACAGATTGTAACTTAGGATAAAAATGGAAGAGCGGTCAAGCTTAAGATTATTGTGGGCAAATTTTCCTTCCTTAGTTTCATCATAGTCAAGAGTCAAGGAGGCACTAAGGTATTGTAACATCGCATTCTCTTGAGATTGATCAACTTTTGGTTGAGTTCAAACCTTCTAGAGTACACTGAAATACTGAATGACAAGTGATGTCTGATGGTAACATCTAGATGGTAGGGGTTGAAAATGGAAAGGATAGAAGACAAATAGGAAGAAAAAGGTCAAAGTCTTATTCTTCTTTTATCAATACTCCATCCATTTTAATTTTCATGTTTCATTGGGCACAAATGATTTCGcatttttgaggtgtgcgttcacgcatggacggttctaaaggatgattcatgtcagccgaccccaaatcattttgggattaaggctctgatgttgttgttgttgtttcatTGGGTAGAAAAATTCAGGGGTTTAAGAATATGAAGTGGAAAATGAAGGTTGAGAGTAGACGTGGGATCATATATCATAATGGCCATAAAATCAGACAAAAGATAAAAAAATTGTAAATTAAGAAGTTTAAATTGGACAGCTCAAAAAGGAAAGTAGGAAGCTTGTTAATGGATGGAAAATGTTTTTGCTTATAGCTCATAAGAACAAGACACAGAATTAATGTGTATTAAATTAACTTGTTATCTTTACACTAAAACTTACCAGCTTCAAAACATCAAGAGCAGCAGAAGCTACAGTATGAGGCGATCTTTTCTTCATTGATGCGGACTCGCCATGACATCGTAAATCTATTAGCAAAAactgcatcatatatatatataacaataaTTATTACCTTTAAAATTTTAGTATTTCAGAATTAAACTTCTATAAGCAAAATAGTTAGCTTATCGAAGTAAATGACACAAACTACTCTCAAAAAGTTGAAGGAACCTTATAACACCACCAGTACATGAGCCATTAAACATTAAAAAATAGTACATGAATTCCTGTATTGTATGACACAGTGTCATATGGTATGGCAAACAAAATTCCTATCCTTTCCTCGTTTAATTATAGATTTATGGATTCTTATCTTTTCATCTTT from Silene latifolia isolate original U9 population chromosome 2, ASM4854445v1, whole genome shotgun sequence encodes the following:
- the LOC141643265 gene encoding uncharacterized protein LOC141643265 — encoded protein: MTTISNFPVRHSATPVVSRENKPAFRSIWIGNNAPFKSKPFQSGSLCCSCSSVRRSTRIGTGLNIQMALVNERLTSNADLGKRFGTLAYDLVQGALVRWSSLMDKSVPEPPTAVLVHGILGCRKNWGSFARRLAKSFPMWQFLLIDLRCHGESASMKKRSPHTVASAALDVLKLVSQLRITPRVLVGHSFGGKVVMSMVEQAAKPLARPVKVWVLDATPGKVRPGGHGEDHPAELISYLRRMPEKIPSKQYVLDALVQEGFSKDVAQWVVTNLRQNGSSGTTSSFSWVFDLEGISELFHSYEETNLWKIVEDVPRGVHVNFLKAERSLHRWALEDIQRIHAAEEVAADEGAGVQMHVLEDAGHWVHTDNPDGLFKILTSSFEQFRA